In a genomic window of Occallatibacter riparius:
- the rplB gene encoding 50S ribosomal protein L2: MAIKTYRPITPTLRFKTTQVNDDITTSTPHKPLLTTRKRTGGRRNSGDLTIRHHGGGHKQKIRLIDFKRDKAGVPGTVATIEYDPNRSARIALVHYADGEKRYILQPVGLKVGAKVMSGAEADILVGNALPLKNIPAGTTVHAIELRPGKGAQMARSAGAQAQLVAKEGDYALLKLPSGETRKVLVECMATIGQVGNTDHENVSIGKAGRNRWKGIRPTNRGVSMNPVDHPHGGGEGKTSGGRHPVTPWGQPTRGYKTRNNKRTDAFIVNRRSK, from the coding sequence ATGGCAATCAAGACATACAGACCGATAACGCCGACGCTGCGGTTCAAGACGACGCAGGTGAACGACGATATCACTACGTCGACGCCGCATAAGCCGTTGCTGACGACGCGCAAGCGCACGGGCGGCCGCCGCAACTCGGGCGATCTGACCATCCGCCATCACGGCGGCGGCCACAAGCAGAAGATTCGCCTGATCGACTTCAAGCGTGACAAGGCCGGCGTTCCGGGCACGGTTGCGACGATCGAGTACGATCCAAACCGCTCGGCCCGCATTGCTCTGGTGCACTACGCCGACGGTGAGAAGCGCTACATCCTGCAGCCCGTGGGGCTGAAGGTGGGCGCCAAGGTGATGTCCGGTGCTGAGGCCGACATCCTGGTTGGCAACGCGCTGCCGCTGAAGAACATTCCCGCCGGCACTACGGTGCACGCGATCGAGCTTCGTCCCGGCAAGGGCGCGCAGATGGCGCGTTCGGCCGGTGCGCAGGCGCAGCTGGTGGCCAAGGAAGGCGACTACGCGCTGCTCAAGCTGCCTTCGGGCGAGACCCGCAAGGTGCTGGTGGAGTGCATGGCGACCATCGGCCAGGTGGGCAACACGGACCACGAGAACGTTTCGATCGGCAAGGCCGGACGCAACCGCTGGAAGGGCATTCGCCCGACCAACCGCGGCGTTTCGATGAACCCGGTCGACCACCCGCACGGCGGCGGTGAAGGTAAGACCTCAGGCGGCCGTCATCCGGTGACCCCGTGGGGCCAGCCGACGCGCGGATACAAGACACGCAACAACAAGCGGACCGATGCATTCATCGTCAACCGCCGGTCGAAGTAA
- the rpsS gene encoding 30S ribosomal protein S19 — MARSTKKGPFVDTHLMVKVEGMNAANDRKVIKTWSRRSTIFPEFVGHTIAVHNGKKFVPVYVTENMVGHKLGEFAPTRTFKGHTAGSKAEAGAKAR; from the coding sequence ATGGCACGTTCGACGAAAAAAGGACCGTTTGTAGACACGCACCTGATGGTGAAGGTCGAGGGAATGAATGCGGCCAACGATCGCAAGGTCATCAAGACCTGGTCGCGTCGCTCCACCATCTTCCCCGAGTTCGTGGGCCACACCATCGCCGTGCACAACGGCAAGAAGTTTGTTCCCGTGTACGTGACGGAGAACATGGTGGGCCACAAGCTGGGCGAGTTCGCGCCCACCCGCACGTTTAAGGGACACACGGCTGGCAGCAAGGCTGAGGCCGGCGCCAAGGCGCGGTAA
- the rplV gene encoding 50S ribosomal protein L22: protein MAVETKEYRAEAKFQRVSPQKARLVLDLIKGRGIQEALETAAFTKKRIAPVIHKLLTSAVDNAKYVAGEQGIDLDVDNLYVKNALANEGPRMKRIRPAPMGRAYRYQRRLAHIIVSVAERNGGASLVTTVEEPAKPAKKSAGKKTAVKKAPAKKAATKKSASAAPKAKKAAK, encoded by the coding sequence ATGGCAGTCGAGACAAAAGAATACCGGGCCGAGGCCAAGTTTCAGCGCGTGTCGCCCCAGAAGGCGCGCCTGGTGCTCGACCTGATCAAGGGCCGGGGGATTCAGGAGGCGCTGGAGACGGCGGCCTTCACCAAGAAGCGCATTGCTCCGGTGATCCACAAGCTGCTCACCTCGGCGGTGGACAACGCCAAGTACGTGGCCGGCGAGCAGGGCATCGATCTGGACGTGGACAATCTCTACGTCAAGAACGCCCTGGCCAACGAAGGCCCGCGCATGAAGCGCATCCGCCCTGCCCCCATGGGCCGTGCTTATCGCTATCAGCGCCGGCTTGCACACATCATCGTATCGGTGGCAGAGCGCAATGGCGGAGCGAGCCTGGTGACGACGGTGGAAGAGCCGGCGAAGCCTGCAAAGAAGTCGGCCGGCAAGAAGACGGCTGTGAAGAAGGCTCCCGCGAAGAAAGCAGCAACCAAGAAGTCCGCGTCGGCAGCGCCGAAGGCGAAGAAGGCCGCCAAGTAG
- the rpsC gene encoding 30S ribosomal protein S3 produces MGQKVHPYGFRLGVNKPWRSRWFSERDYDKLLVEDVKLKAELRDKLKAAGVSSVEIERPGNKLRFIIRTARPGIVIGRKGAEIEKLKTELGKRTNRDVFIDIVEVNKPELDAQLVSENIALQLEKRVSFRRAMRKSVDSALRFGCKGIKVRVSGRLNGNEIARSEWYLQGRLPLHTLRADIDYGFSEAETTYGQIGVKVWIYRGDIYEQKRRREQPNVGTSGVF; encoded by the coding sequence ATGGGACAGAAAGTCCATCCTTACGGATTCCGGCTGGGAGTGAACAAGCCCTGGCGCTCGCGCTGGTTCTCTGAGCGCGATTACGACAAGCTCCTTGTCGAGGACGTGAAGCTCAAGGCCGAGCTGCGCGACAAGCTGAAGGCCGCCGGCGTGAGCTCGGTGGAGATTGAGCGCCCCGGCAACAAGCTGCGCTTCATCATCCGCACGGCTCGTCCAGGTATCGTGATCGGCCGCAAGGGCGCCGAGATCGAGAAGCTCAAGACGGAGCTGGGCAAGCGCACCAACCGCGACGTGTTCATCGACATCGTCGAGGTGAACAAGCCGGAGCTCGATGCGCAGCTGGTGTCGGAGAATATTGCGCTGCAGCTCGAAAAGCGCGTCAGCTTCCGCCGCGCTATGAGAAAGTCTGTGGATTCGGCGCTGCGTTTCGGCTGCAAGGGCATCAAGGTTCGTGTATCGGGCCGCCTGAACGGCAACGAAATCGCCCGCTCCGAGTGGTATCTGCAGGGACGTTTGCCGCTGCACACGCTGAGGGCCGATATCGACTACGGCTTTAGCGAGGCGGAGACCACATATGGCCAGATCGGCGTAAAGGTGTGGATTTACCGCGGCGATATCTACGAGCAGAAGCGCCGGCGCGAGCAGCCCAACGTGGGTACGTCGGGAGTGTTTTAA
- the rplP gene encoding 50S ribosomal protein L16 — protein MLMPKKVKYRKQQKGKRRGKAWRGSSLAFGEYGLKVLEAGYITDRQIEASRIAMTRFIKRGGKIWLRLFPDKPITKKPAEVRMGSGKGALDHWVAVVRPGKILFEMEGVAPDVAQEAMRLASNKLPLKVKFVQRPGATEKAAAAASAEKTPAA, from the coding sequence ATGTTGATGCCAAAGAAGGTAAAATATCGCAAGCAGCAGAAGGGCAAGCGCCGCGGTAAGGCGTGGCGTGGTTCTTCGCTTGCGTTCGGCGAATACGGACTGAAGGTCCTGGAGGCCGGCTATATCACCGATCGTCAGATCGAGGCCAGCCGTATCGCCATGACCCGGTTCATCAAGCGCGGTGGCAAGATCTGGCTGCGCCTGTTCCCGGATAAGCCGATCACCAAGAAGCCGGCCGAAGTCCGAATGGGCTCCGGTAAGGGTGCTCTGGATCACTGGGTGGCAGTTGTGCGCCCCGGCAAGATCCTGTTCGAGATGGAAGGTGTGGCCCCTGACGTTGCTCAGGAAGCTATGCGTCTAGCCTCGAACAAGCTGCCGCTCAAGGTGAAGTTCGTCCAGCGCCCCGGCGCAACTGAGAAGGCTGCTGCTGCTGCTTCCGCAGAGAAGACGCCGGCTGCATAA
- the rpmC gene encoding 50S ribosomal protein L29 produces MELNKIRSLSDDELAAQEKTSAEQLFRIRFQMAMDPSSGAKKLRELRKDIARIKTVARERSLGIRGASKDGATATTSAKAKKGAR; encoded by the coding sequence ATGGAACTCAATAAGATTCGCAGCTTGAGCGACGACGAACTGGCGGCCCAGGAGAAGACCTCGGCCGAGCAGCTTTTCCGAATTCGCTTCCAGATGGCGATGGATCCGAGCTCGGGAGCGAAGAAGCTCCGTGAGCTGCGCAAGGACATCGCCCGCATCAAGACCGTAGCGCGGGAGCGCTCACTGGGCATTCGCGGCGCCAGCAAGGACGGCGCGACTGCAACGACCTCGGCGAAGGCCAAGAAGGGAGCACGCTAA
- the rpsQ gene encoding 30S ribosomal protein S17, translating to MATQETQQTPAATSRRNEKVGNVVSTKMQKTIVVEVEMRKAHPKYKRIIKSSKKFYAHDEQNSARVGDVVRIRETRPLSKLKRWTLEEIVRRSSLGQIEEIQTPQAAS from the coding sequence ATGGCGACTCAGGAAACACAGCAGACGCCGGCGGCAACTTCGCGGCGCAATGAGAAGGTCGGCAACGTGGTCTCGACCAAGATGCAGAAGACCATCGTGGTCGAAGTGGAAATGCGCAAGGCGCATCCGAAGTACAAGCGAATCATCAAGAGCTCCAAGAAGTTCTATGCCCACGATGAGCAGAACTCCGCTCGCGTTGGCGATGTGGTCCGCATCCGCGAGACCCGGCCCCTGAGCAAGCTGAAGCGCTGGACGCTGGAAGAGATCGTCCGCCGCTCCTCGCTCGGTCAGATTGAAGAAATCCAGACGCCGCAGGCTGCGAGCTAA
- the rplN gene encoding 50S ribosomal protein L14, with amino-acid sequence MAVQMRTMLAVADNSGARKLQMILPLGGGLGKKASLGDVITAAVKEASPDGTVKKGKVVKAVIVRTRKEYRRRDGTYIRFDENAAVVIDDAHEPVGTRVFGPVARELREKKFLKIVSLAPEVV; translated from the coding sequence ATGGCAGTACAAATGAGAACCATGCTCGCCGTCGCCGACAACTCCGGCGCGCGCAAGCTGCAGATGATCCTGCCGCTCGGCGGCGGCCTAGGCAAGAAGGCCTCGCTCGGCGACGTGATTACCGCCGCGGTGAAGGAAGCCTCGCCCGATGGCACCGTCAAGAAGGGCAAGGTTGTGAAGGCGGTTATCGTCCGCACCCGCAAGGAATATCGTCGTCGGGACGGAACCTACATCCGCTTCGATGAGAACGCGGCTGTTGTGATCGACGATGCGCACGAGCCGGTGGGCACCCGCGTATTCGGTCCCGTGGCCCGCGAACTGCGCGAAAAGAAGTTTTTGAAGATCGTTTCGCTGGCACCGGAAGTGGTCTAA
- the rplX gene encoding 50S ribosomal protein L24, with translation MQSLNIHRNDTVQVLTGSDRGKQGRVLRVFPDNGTVLVEHVRVVKKTVSSKTGKRTKGGIAEQESPINVSNVALVCPNCGPTRVGYKKDGDTKVRVCKKCGQTLVAKK, from the coding sequence ATGCAGAGCTTGAACATTCATCGCAACGATACGGTCCAGGTCCTCACGGGCTCCGACCGCGGCAAGCAGGGCCGCGTGCTGCGCGTCTTCCCTGACAACGGCACGGTGCTCGTGGAGCACGTCCGCGTGGTCAAGAAGACCGTCTCCTCGAAGACCGGTAAGCGCACCAAGGGCGGCATCGCCGAGCAGGAATCGCCCATCAACGTGTCGAACGTTGCTTTGGTCTGCCCGAACTGTGGACCGACGCGCGTGGGCTACAAGAAGGACGGCGACACCAAGGTCCGCGTGTGCAAGAAGTGCGGACAGACTCTGGTCGCGAAGAAGTAG
- the rplE gene encoding 50S ribosomal protein L5, translating into MAARLREKYHKEIKQTLQKELGLENPMAVPRLEKIVLNMGLGEATQNNKLLDPLVADLAAIAGQKPVTTKAKKSIAAFKVREGMSIGAMVTLRHDRAYEFLDRLISTALPRVRDFRGVSTKSFDGRGNYTLGLRDQLIFPEIDYSKVEKLKGMNITIVTTAQDDNSARALLRAFGMPFRQGA; encoded by the coding sequence ATGGCAGCAAGGCTGAGAGAGAAGTATCACAAGGAGATCAAGCAGACTCTGCAGAAGGAACTCGGGCTCGAGAACCCGATGGCAGTGCCGAGGCTTGAGAAGATCGTGCTGAACATGGGCCTCGGCGAGGCTACGCAGAATAACAAGCTGCTCGATCCGCTGGTTGCGGATCTGGCCGCAATCGCCGGCCAGAAGCCTGTGACGACCAAGGCCAAGAAGTCCATCGCGGCCTTCAAGGTTCGCGAGGGCATGTCGATCGGCGCCATGGTTACACTGCGCCACGATCGCGCCTATGAGTTCCTGGATCGCCTGATCTCGACGGCTCTGCCGCGCGTTCGCGACTTCCGCGGCGTTTCGACGAAGAGCTTTGACGGGCGTGGCAATTACACGCTCGGTCTGCGCGACCAGCTGATCTTCCCGGAGATTGATTACTCCAAGGTTGAGAAGCTGAAGGGCATGAACATCACCATCGTGACCACGGCCCAGGACGACAACTCGGCGCGCGCGCTTCTGCGGGCCTTTGGCATGCCGTTCCGCCAGGGCGCGTAA
- a CDS encoding type Z 30S ribosomal protein S14: MATTAKAVKDARKPKFSSRKHNRCKLCGRPRGYLRKFGVCRLCFRGLALKGEIPGVVKSSW; encoded by the coding sequence ATGGCAACCACTGCAAAAGCTGTGAAGGACGCGCGGAAGCCCAAGTTCAGCTCCCGCAAGCACAACCGCTGCAAGCTCTGCGGCCGCCCGCGCGGCTATCTGCGTAAGTTCGGCGTTTGCCGTCTGTGCTTCCGCGGCCTGGCGCTCAAGGGAGAGATCCCCGGCGTCGTGAAGTCGAGCTGGTAA
- the rpsH gene encoding 30S ribosomal protein S8 has translation MSLTDPVADFLARIRNAIRARHQKLDVPASKLKTEIARILKEEGYISNYKTQEEEGKQILRVYLKYGGTESAIRDLARISRPGCRVYIGRDEIKRVQGGLGISIMTTPKGVMTGRQARREGVGGEVLCEVW, from the coding sequence ATGAGTCTGACCGACCCCGTAGCAGATTTTCTGGCGCGCATCCGGAATGCGATCCGTGCCCGCCACCAGAAGCTGGACGTGCCGGCTTCGAAGCTGAAGACCGAGATTGCCCGCATTCTCAAGGAAGAGGGCTACATCTCGAACTACAAGACCCAGGAAGAGGAAGGCAAGCAGATCCTCCGCGTGTACCTGAAGTACGGCGGAACGGAATCGGCCATTCGCGACCTCGCCCGCATCTCCCGTCCCGGCTGCCGTGTCTACATCGGCCGCGATGAGATCAAGCGTGTACAGGGCGGACTGGGCATCTCGATCATGACTACCCCCAAAGGGGTTATGACCGGCCGTCAAGCGCGCCGTGAAGGCGTGGGCGGCGAAGTTCTTTGCGAAGTTTGGTAG